Proteins encoded in a region of the Vicia villosa cultivar HV-30 ecotype Madison, WI linkage group LG5, Vvil1.0, whole genome shotgun sequence genome:
- the LOC131607520 gene encoding berberine bridge enzyme-like 17, whose protein sequence is MTTMRKSSFLLSALTILMSISTAISQSPFQNFLTCFSHHSHASNVIYTPNNTSFLTILNKKMYNKKFQSAATPKPLAIITPKNASHVQATVICAKSNNIQIRIRSGGHDYEGYSYVSDVPFVVLDMFNINSIDINLHDKTAWVDSGATLGKVYYNIAKKTNTLAFPSGICFSVGAGGHFSGGGYGNMMRKYGLSVDNIIDAIVVDANGNVLDRKSMGEDFFWAIRGGGGASFGVILSWKLQLVQVPSQVTVFNVKRYADEGAIDVVYKWQQVAPKWHKDLFITLQTNIVKNGSRNVVQVNFIGQFLGTTKRLLPLISESFPELGLKKSDCFSMPWINSTLFWYGKSFGTPLEELLVDESPPSTYFKSKSDYVKKPIPKVAIESLWKKMVEAGTMYTDWNLYGGRMAEISPSQTPFPHRAGNLFKIQYFNKWTDGSQESIERHVNFSRLIYKFMTPYVSNSPREAFLNYRDADIGANHPSNTTKFEIARTYGRKYFKGNFERLVRVKTKVDPDDFFRYEQSIPTKTW, encoded by the coding sequence ATGACAACAATGCGGAAATCATCTTTTCTCTTGTCAGCCTTAACAATTCTCATGTCTATTTCCACTGCAATATCACAATCACCCTTTCAAAATTTTCTCACTTGTTTTTCTCATCATTCTCATGCTTCTAACGTAATTTACACACCCAACAACACCTCATTTTTAACCATCCTCAACAAAAAAATGTATAACAAGAAATTTCAATCAGCAGCCACACCTAAACCTTTGGCAATTATAACCCCCAAAAATGCTTCTCATGTCCAAGCAACAGTTATATGTGCCAAAAGTAACAATATTCAAATCAGAATCCGAAGCGGAGGCCATGACTATGAAGGTTACTCATATGTATCAGACGTGCCTTTTGTTGTACTCGACATGTTTAATATCAATTCAATTGATATCAATTTACATGACAAAACGGCATGGGTTGATTCTGGTGCAACACTTGGTAAGGTTTATTATAACATTGCAAAGAAAACCAATACTCTTGCTTTTCCGTCTGGAATCTGTTTTTCTGTAGGTGCTGGTGGCCATTTTTCTGGTGGTGGGTATGGAAATATGATgagaaaatatggtctatcaGTTGATAATATCATTGATGCAATAGTAGTTGATGCCAATGGTAACGTCTTGGATAGAAAATCAATGGGAGAAGATTTCTTTTGGGCTATACGAGGTGGTGGTGGTGCTAGTTTTGGTGTTATTCTTTCATGGAAACTCCAATTGGTTCAAGTACCTTCACAAGTTACTGTTTTCAATGTGAAAAGGTATGCTGATGAAGGTGCAATTGATGTTGTTTACAAATGGCAACAAGTTGCACCAAAATGGCATAAAGATCTTTTCATTACTCTTCAAACTAATATTGTTAAAAATGGGAGTAGAAATGTAGTGCAAGTTAATTTCATTGGTCAATTTTTGGGAACCACAAAAAGGCTTTTACCTTTGATAAGTGAAAGTTTTCCtgaattaggtttgaaaaaaagtGATTGTTTTTCAATGCCTTGGATTAATAGCACTCTTTTTTGGTATGGTAAATCATTTGGTACTCCTCTTGAAGAATTGTTGGTGGATGAATCACCTCCATCAACTTATTTCAAAAGTAAATCGGATTATGTGAAGAAGCCTATTCCAAAGGTAGCTATAGAATCTTTATGGAAAAAAATGGTTGAAGCTGGGACTATGTATACGGATTGGAATCTTTATGGTGGAAGAATGGCAGAGATATCGCCATCACAAACTCCATTTCCTCACAGAGCTGGAAACTTGTTCAAGATTCAGTATTTTAATAAATGGACTGATGGATCTCAAGAATCTATAGAACGCCATGTCAATTTTTCAAGATTGATTTATAAGTTCATGACACCCTATGTTTCAAATTCTCCCAGGGAAGCATTTCTAAACTATAGGGATGCTGATATAGGTGCCAATCATCCAAGTAATACAACAAAATTTGAAATTGCTAGAACTTATGGAAGGAAGTATTTTAAAGGAAATTTTGAAAGATTGGTAAGAGTGAAAACCAAAGTTGATCCCGATGATTTTTTCAGATATGAACAAAGTATACCTACTAAGACATGGTAA